One Faecalispora anaeroviscerum genomic window carries:
- the rplQ gene encoding 50S ribosomal protein L17, with translation MPGTRKLGRDTAHRIAMLRGMVTFLLENGKIETTVTRAKEVRSLTEKMITLAQENNLHNQRMALSFITKEDVTHKLFSEIAPKYADRKGGYTRITRIGPRRGDAAEMAIIELI, from the coding sequence ATGCCTGGAACCAGAAAGCTCGGAAGAGATACTGCTCATAGAATTGCGATGCTGAGAGGCATGGTTACCTTTTTGCTTGAGAACGGCAAAATTGAGACCACAGTAACCCGCGCCAAAGAGGTTCGCTCTCTTACAGAGAAGATGATTACCCTCGCGCAGGAGAACAATCTGCATAACCAGCGCATGGCACTTTCCTTTATTACAAAGGAAGATGTGACCCATAAGCTGTTTTCTGAGATTGCCCCTAAATATGCCGACCGTAAGGGCGGATATACCCGCATCACAAGAATTGGGCCGCGCCGCGGCGACGCAGCCGAAATGGCGATCATTGAGCTGATCTGA
- the abc-f gene encoding ribosomal protection-like ABC-F family protein, which yields MIILEVFNLKKYFGDRLILDLPRLTIYTGDKIGIVGENGAGKTTLMELLAGETEAEEGTVRQMCPISYLRQFSPEQADPTAIRRFLPSDRLSHERLSGGEQTRLKLDNALSRANCLLMADEPTSNLDAAGNQLLTKQLKSVETLILISHDRALLDAVCNRILEIHDGSVTEYAGNYSAYVKQNQQSRQRAEFEYRQYTEERARLQKAMVGTREKAKSLRKAPKRMGNSEARLHKRKSMEISKKLHSSTRALESRLERLEEKEKPRELPRIQLDFSLTDPPQNKMIFSCRNLTFGYGENLLFQDAGFEIKNHMRTAIIGENGAGKTTLLRLITEGNSAIRCAPKARIGYFRQEFETLNENQTVLENALIRSVQPESTVRTMLARLLFRGNTVQKKAAVLSGGEKIKLSLAQLLASDANVLLLDEPTNYLDLPSIEAVQEILSDYPGVLLFVSHDQSFVNAVANRLLLIENRHIRAFDGTLSDYQRQMQTPRQKPDAARRMVLETRLARIISELSLPGANREALDEEYRSVLEELKNFAG from the coding sequence TTGATAATATTAGAAGTTTTTAATTTAAAAAAATATTTTGGCGACCGGCTTATCCTTGATCTGCCGCGCCTGACGATTTACACCGGCGACAAAATCGGCATTGTAGGCGAAAACGGAGCCGGAAAAACAACACTAATGGAGCTTTTGGCGGGAGAGACCGAAGCAGAGGAAGGCACAGTACGGCAAATGTGCCCTATTTCCTACCTGCGCCAATTTTCACCGGAACAGGCGGACCCAACTGCAATCCGCCGATTTTTGCCGAGTGATCGACTTTCCCATGAACGCCTCAGCGGCGGCGAACAGACGCGCCTAAAGCTCGACAATGCACTGTCTCGCGCCAACTGCCTATTGATGGCCGACGAGCCTACCAGCAACCTGGATGCCGCAGGAAACCAGCTGTTGACAAAGCAGCTGAAATCCGTGGAAACACTGATTCTAATCAGCCACGACCGTGCTTTGCTGGACGCCGTCTGTAACCGAATTCTCGAGATCCACGACGGAAGCGTGACCGAATACGCCGGCAATTACAGCGCGTATGTCAAGCAAAATCAGCAATCCCGTCAGCGTGCGGAATTTGAATACCGGCAGTACACCGAAGAGCGGGCACGGCTTCAAAAAGCAATGGTCGGCACCCGTGAGAAAGCGAAAAGCCTGCGCAAAGCACCGAAGCGCATGGGCAACTCCGAAGCACGTTTGCATAAGCGAAAGTCTATGGAAATCTCCAAAAAGCTGCACAGCAGCACTCGAGCGCTCGAATCGCGCTTGGAGCGTCTGGAAGAAAAGGAAAAACCGCGTGAACTGCCGCGCATCCAGCTCGATTTTTCACTCACCGACCCGCCGCAAAACAAGATGATCTTTTCCTGCCGGAATTTAACCTTCGGCTACGGAGAAAATCTTCTGTTTCAAGATGCCGGCTTTGAAATCAAAAACCACATGCGAACTGCAATCATTGGCGAAAACGGCGCGGGAAAAACAACACTGTTGCGCCTGATCACAGAGGGAAACAGCGCGATCCGGTGTGCGCCCAAAGCCCGCATCGGTTATTTTCGCCAGGAGTTTGAAACCCTGAACGAAAATCAAACCGTACTGGAAAACGCGCTGATCCGCAGCGTACAACCGGAAAGCACAGTGCGTACCATGCTGGCTCGCCTGCTGTTTCGCGGGAATACCGTGCAGAAAAAAGCCGCCGTACTCAGCGGCGGGGAAAAAATCAAGCTGTCGCTCGCGCAGCTTCTGGCGTCTGACGCGAATGTGCTGCTCTTGGATGAACCGACCAACTACCTGGATTTGCCGTCGATCGAGGCAGTTCAGGAAATTCTGTCGGATTACCCGGGCGTACTGCTGTTTGTGTCTCATGATCAATCGTTTGTGAATGCAGTGGCTAACCGTCTGCTGTTGATCGAAAACAGGCATATCCGCGCGTTTGACGGCACTCTTTCCGATTACCAGCGCCAGATGCAAACCCCGCGCCAGAAGCCGGACGCCGCACGGCGGATGGTACTGGAAACGCGCCTGGCCCGCATTATATCGGAGTTGTCGCTGCCCGGCGCGAACCGCGAAGCGCTGGATGAGGAGTACCGTTCTGTTCTGGAAGAGCTAAAAAATTTCGCAGGCTAA